The region AAACTCACTTTTTCGTTTATTAATTATGACACAGAGAACCAACGTGACGATGCATTCTACGGACGCTCAGGCACCCCTTGCACCGGCGTCGACGAGCAATTTGCCGCTCGACGACAGCTGGCGGAAGTCGATTCCGGCGCAGGTGTTTCTGAACCATTTTTTTGCGATGGACTACCACATCCATCATCAGAACGACCTCTTCGATCTCGCTAAGTTTCCCATATTTCAACAGTTTTATGGCCGCGTGACCGAAGAGAGCCGCAAGGCTTTGGAGAAATTATTATTGAATAGCTGGAGCGCCGAGTACGCACTGCGGATTACGCCTGTTGTCAACGACGAGCAGTACCTGCAAAGCTCGCTGCACTGGACATTCCCACAGGCGTATTATAGCGCCCTGTTCAGTGCCAGAGCTTTTCTGGCGGTGCAGGGCATCAATGTAAGCAATGAAGAGTTGATTCGTAAGCGTATTGGCAATGCCGTTGTCCGCGGCTATTATCCGGCTTCGGTTGGCTATTATGCCCTCGGTCCGATCAATAGCTACCGTATTCAGCGGTTACCGATGGCCCGGCGATTTAGTGTGGCCTCTAAAACCGATCTGCTGTTACCATCGAGAGCGGCTTCGGCACAGGCTGAGCTGGCCCAGTTTCTGAAAACCACCCGCGATCAGCGTGTCAAAGCGCTACGTAATGCTATTCAGAATAACCCCAAAACGGCCCTGCGCAGCCCGAAGACGGGAGAGATTCTGCAAAAGTTCAGCGTAGAGCAATACAAACAGTTAGCTAAGCAGATAGGATACACGACCTATTTCGATATGCTGAGCCGACTGCGGATTTCGTCGACCAACCGGGAAATCGAGCGGTTTGTCGATTCGGAGATTGATGTAAAGCTCTTTCACCAGAGTCTGGTAAACATTGTATCGCATGTCAATTCGGTACATGAAGCATACATTGCCAAAGCGCTTGGTATAACGGCTTACCGGCAACTGGTAGCCAAACTACCCTCGTATTTGCAGGAAAGTTTCGTGCGCGAGCGTATGAATACCGTCATCGCGCCAATGCTGGCAGAGCCGCAAACCGGCGAAGAGCCAGGTCTTCGCCTGGCAGCTTGATAAGTAGAGGATTAACTAGTAGAGCCCGATTAGCTGATTTGCTTGTCGGGCTTTTTTGTGTCTATCGGGAAAGTTATAATTATCATCATTTCAATGAATAAGATTATTCTTTGAAGAAGTTAGTGGCGTTGTCTCCACCTGTTTTTACCGTAGCTTACTGAAAATCACCATGAATACTGATTATTGATAGGTTTTATCTATAACCAGATTGATAAAAGTCATGAGTTGCTAATTTTTTGAGCCTTTACTTTGCACTTAAGGAAGATCATATAATTATACAACCTCAATAAATTCCATGAAAAATCATATTGTATCTGTCGGCTCAACTTTCCCGGAATTCAAAAAACTGGCTGTCGTTTCTCTCGATAAGGACAAAGAGTTTTACGAAATTTCGTCTGAAGATCACAAGAACGCTGGTCAGTGGCTGGTGATGTTCTGGTGGCCTAAAGATTTTACCTTCGTTTGCCCAACTGAAATTGCCGAGTTCAACAAGAAGTTTGAAGATTTCCAGGACCGCGATACGATGGTAATTGGAGCTTCGACCGACAGTGAGTTCGTTCACCTGGCGTGGCGCAAAAACCACGACGACCTGCGTGGCCTTAAATTCCCAATGCTGGCCGACACCTCCAAGTCGCTGGCCGAAGAACTGGGTATTCTGGAAGCAAACGAAAAAGTTGCCTATCGCGTAACGTACATCGTTGATCCACAGGGTACCGTTCGTTGGGTTGCGGTTAACGACCTGTCTGTTGGCCGGAACGTAAACGAAGTGATCCGCGTACTGGACGCCCTGCAAACCGACGAGCTTTGCCCATGCAACTGGGTGAAAGGTGAAGAAACACTAACGGCCTAATCAAAGAGCGAAAGAGTGAATGAGTGAAAGTGTGGGCCTCAAAGTCACTCTTTCATTCATTCACTCTTTCACTCATTCGCTCTTTAAGAATGACAACTACGCAAAATGAAACCGTTGTGTCGCTGCTGAATCTGGTAGGGCTCAACGCCGAAGGTACCTATCCGGCATTGGACGCGTTGGCGCAAGCCGACCACCGTTACCTGCGTGATTTGAAAATCAACGTGGGTAATGTGCTGAACAACAGCCAAACACTTACCAAAAAAGAAACCCTGTTGCTGGCCCTGTCGGTGGCCGTAAACGAGAAACATCAGCCGCTGATGGACTCGCTGACGGATGCTGCCCGGCAGGAAGGGGCTACGACTGCCGAACTGGCTGAAACCATTGCCTGCACCTCGCTGCTCAGCACGAACAACGTATTCTACCGGTTCCGGCATTTTATCAGCAAAGATTATTACCAGCAGACACAGCCGGGTATTCGCATGAGCATCATGATGAATCCGGTGCTGGGCAAAGAGTTTTTTGAACTGATGAGCCTGGCCGTTTCGGCCGTTAACGGCTGTGAACTCTGCGTTCGGTCGCACGAAGAGAGCGTCCTTAAACACGGCTCCAGCGAGCCACGTATTTTCGACGCTATCCGGTTAGCATCGGTTATAAAAGGACTGATTACACTGCTATAAGCACTGTCTCGTCCGCTTAGGCAGGTGTCTGCCTGCTATAATTCAGGTTACTTCAAAAGTCTGCTAATTCCCTACTTCAGAAGGGGTCGGCAGACTTTTTTTGTGTTTGCCAGACTTACCTACCGTTTACACATATTGCTGTGCAAGTTTTTAGTTTTTCCTATAAAATTGCTGAAAACTACCATCACTATAATACATGAAAAAGCGAATTGTAAAGATTGTTCTGGGTATACTTGGGGCCTTTGTTCTTCTCGTTGTCAGTGCGTTGGCCTATGTCAAACTTGGTTTGCCGGCCGTTGAAGCTGCCCCCGAGGTGAGTATCAAAGCGACTGCGGCTCAGGTTGAGCACGGCCGTTATCTGGCCAATCATGTGGCCTCCTGTATGCACTGCCACTCTTCTCGTGATTTTACCAAACTAACCGGGCCAAATATTGCCGGAACAGAAGGAAAAGGCGGAGAACCTTTCCTGCGTGAAATGGGCTTTCCGGGGAACTACTATGCCAGTAACCTGACACCCGACCACCTCGGCGAATGGACCGACGGGGAGATTTACCGCGCCATCACGACCGGTGTCAGCCGCGATGGACACGCCCTGTTCCCGGTAATGCCGTACATGAGTTACGCGCAGATGGACCCCTCAGATATTAGAGACATTATCGCATACCTGCGAACCCTGAAACCAATCAAGCATGTGGTACCGGCATCTGAGTCCGATTTTCCGATGAATTTCATCATCAATACCATGCCCACCCAGCGTGAGCCCGGAACCCGCCCCGATACGGCCGACCACGTAGCCTATGGTAAATACATTACCACCTTTGCCGCTTGCGGTGATTGCCATACACCCGTTGATGGGCAGGGTGCACCGCTACCGGGAATGGATTTTGCCGGTGGGCGCGAATTTCCACTGCCAACGGGCACCGTGCGCTCTATGAATATCACTGCGGATAAATCGGGTATTGGTAGCTGGACGAAGGAAGCATTTATTGCCCGGTTCAAGTCCTATGCCGATAAAAGTAAACCTATGCCAACGGTGCACGAAGGGGAGTTTAATTCGGTTATGCCCTGGACGGTACTTGCCGATATGAGTGAACAGGACTTAGGGGCCGTATACGAGTACCTCCGGTCGCTGAAGCCGGTTCAGCATAAAGTAGAGCGGTTTACGCCCAAGGCAAAATTGGTAGCGAGTCGATAAGAAAACATGAACATTCTTTTTAATCTACAGTTTAAGGATAGAAATACGTTTACAGCCTAGTAGTAATAAGTTATAAAGTTGCTTTATGCTTCAGCATATGAAAAATAAGCACTTATAAACCTGTTACAATTGATGATATTTTATCAACTTTAGTGCTGTATCTGCCGTAATGTAAAGCCCGCTCTCTCTAACCAAGAAGCGGGCTTTTGTAATGAAGTGTAGTACAGTCTTTCGTCAACGCAGTAGAGCCTGGTTATTTTCCAGAGATCTGCTGTCTGTTTTAGGCAGTTTTCACCAGATCGACCAGCGTTTCAATCCAGATTGGGCTATCGTTCAGGCTTTCGACCAGTTGCCAGTGCTTGCCACCAACTTCTTCAAACATCTCTTTATACTCAACGCCTACTTCAATAGTCGTTTCCAGACAATCGGCAACAAAAGCGGGCGAGAAAGCCAGGACACTATGTACCCCTTTGCCCGGTAAGGCTTTGATTACATCGTCGGTATATGGCTTAATCCAGGGGTCGCTGCCCAGCCGCGATTGAAAACAGGTTGTGTATTTGCCTTCGGGAATATTGAGTGCCTTGACCAGCAAACGTGTCGTTTCGAAGCATTGCGCCCGATAGCAGTGCTGGTTCATAGCCTGAAGGGAGTCGCAGCAATCGCCAAGCTTGCAAACCGTTTTGGTTACGTCGCCTTTTCGAATCTGCCGCTCGGGTAACCCGTGGTAGCTGAACAGGAAATGGTCGTAGTCGTAATCGGCCATGTATTTACGGCCAAGCTGGGCAAACCCTTCGATGAATTTAGGATGCTCCAGAAACCGGTTGATGAAACGGATGGCGGGGATAACCTGCCAGTTCTTAACAATATCCATCACTTTCTGATATACCGAACCCGTTGAGGCTGAGGCATACTGTGGAAAGAACGGAATAACGATGATGTCGGTCAGTCCCAGTTTCTGAAACTCACTCAAACCGGCGTCGATGCTCGGACTTTGGTAGCGCATGGCCAGTTTAACCACATAGCGGTTGCCAAGTGCCTGTTGTAATTCCCGTTCAACAATATGGCCGTAATACTTCAGCGGTGAGCCCGTTTCGGTCCATAACTCTTTGTAGACTTTAGCCGATTTGGGAGCCCGGAATGGAGCGATAATGCCGTTGACGAGCAGTGAACGGGGAACAAGGGGTATATCGATCACCCGGCCGTCCAGCAAAAATTCGCGCAGGTATTTACGCACGTCGGGTACATTTGGGCTGTCGGGTGTACCCAGATTAACGATCAAAACGCCCGTCTTACCGTATACTTTCGGGGCGGAAACGGGTTGTTGTAAAACAGAAACGTCCATGGTAAGAAAAACAAGGATGATAACGAGTAAGTTGCAGCCATCTGGTATTAAAAACTGCTGTCAAGACGGTTGAGTCGCATCTGTGAGCGGCAAAAATACGACAAGGATAGGTCTGTTTCGTTCGATGTAATTTAGATTTGCATCAATTTTGTTTATACTTTATTGAGTTACCGACTCATTCATGACCCTTACTCAACTAGACTATATTGTTGCCGTAGATACCTACCGGCATTTTGCAACGGCTGCGGAGGCCTGTCATGTTACCCAGCCAACGCTTAGTATGCAAATCCAGAAGCTGGAAGATGAACTGGGTATTCTGGTATTTGATCGCTCGAAACAGCCCGTTGTACCCACCGAAACCGGACAGGCGGTGCTGGCTCAGGCACGGGATGTACTGCGGGCGGCCAAGCGTATTCCCGAAATTGTGAGTGAATCGAAAGAAGATTTCAGGGGAGACTTCCGGATTGGCATTATCCCAACCCTGGCCCCTTATCTGCTGCCTTACTTCATTGGCGAATTCGTTGGGAAGTATCCGGCCGTATCGGTACACATTCAGGAACTGGTAACGGAGCAGGTAGTTGAAAAGCTTCGGAACGGATTGATTGATGTGGGACTGGTAGTAACACCGCTGGAAGAGAACGGGATCACCGAAATGCCGCTGTTTCAGGAGCCTTTTGTTGCCTATGCGGCCGATTCGAATCCGTTGTTGACCAAGGCTACTGTATCATCGGCCGACTTGCTTTCCGATGGTTTGTGGTTACTGACCGAAGGACACTGTTTCCGTACGCAGGTGATGAACCTGTGTGGGGCCGACCGTCACTCGAACGGCAAAACGACGTTACGCTACGAGACCGGTTCCCTAGAAACGCTCATTAAACTGATTGATAAGCAGGATGGATTTACCTTGCTTCCGTACCTCGCCACGCTCGATATGGATGCGGCCCGCCAGGCACGGCTTCGCCCGTTCGATGCTCCCTCGCCGGTGCGTGAAGTTAGCATTGTAATGCACCGCAGCTTTCTGAAACGCCAACTCATCAACGCCTTAAAGCAGGAAATTATGGCCCACCTGCCTCCCGAAATAACCGGAGTGTCAAAAGGCGGACGTGTAGCCAGTGTGCGATAAACCCATGTTTAGTTGCCCGGTCGTTTACGGGCTTTCATAGCCCGCTCCCGTTTGTTGCGTTCCAACTGCTGGTAGGTTTGGCGAAACCCGTTGCCGGCTTTGATGGCGTTGGTGAGCGTTGGTACGCCCGCCCGCCCAACTACAGCCAGCCAGCGAGCTACCTCGGCGGCTGCGGTTTCATAGGCCAGCATCGTGTGAATAGAATTACCGCCAAAGAATTCGCGGGTAGATTCAAGGTCGGCAAGTTTCAGCATCGGGTAGTGCGAAAACGGCTCCAGGGTAGCCTCATCGGCAAACGACTCCATCGACGTCAGGCTGTCGGGTTGTTCCCATACCGATGGGTTACTAAAGCGGTAATCGACCATCAGGGCAAGCCCTTCGTTGAACCATTGCGGAATTTCCCGTTTGACCCGCCACCAGCCCAGCCGTGCGAAAAGTTCGTCGTGGCAAAGTTCATGAGCGATCACATCGGCATTGTTACCTTCCGGACCCAGAACGAGGTACGACGTTCCCCAGGGTGTGCCAATACTACAGCCAGCGCCTTCGCCCCCGGCGCAGTACGTTTCGTATTCATCCTGATTGGGGCTGTAAATGAGTATGGCCTGTCCTTGTTTATCGCCCCAGAATCGGCGGATGCGCTGCCGGGCCGTTTGGGTATGTTCACGAAGTTCTGCCTGTTGCTTAGCGGTGGCCGTGCGGCTACTGTACACGTTGCCGGTTTTGTCGAGCAGCCGGAAGTCTGACGAGTAGCTAACGCGCATACACCGGATCACCTGCGGAAAAAGCCATAGAAAGCTGATGGGCACCGCAACCAGCGCTAGCAAACTATAGCGGAAAAATACACGTCCACGCATGAAAAGGGCAGCAAAGCATTTTTTACTCAATGGGTCCTGGGTTAGTGTCGGTCTTGAATCGGTACAGATAAGGTGCTTTGTGAGCGCCACCGCCATACTTTTTATCAAGCCGCTCCAAAATTCCCAAGCTAAGCATCTTTCGTTGAAAACTGGAACGGTGCAGGGGCTGGCCCAGAATTGTTTCGTAAAGACGTTGTAGATCGGCCATCGTAAATATGTCGGACAGGAGCGGGGCTGCCCATTGGTTAAAGCCAGTCAACTTCTGGTCGAGGTCGGCTCGCAACGTTTCCAGTGCTTTCTGAACAATGAGTCGATGGTCCTGTATGAGCGTTGGCAATGCCGTTAGTTCATACCATGTACAGGTATCGGACAGGGAATCGGGAATAGGTACCGCTTTCGTGAAGTCAATGAGAGCATAGTAGCCTACAGACACAAAACGGCGCAAAAGCCAGTGGTTATCGGTAGGAGTGATCCCCTTGGCCTCCATAATGGCCCGCATAGGGGCAACATCGTACCGGGCGAGATCGCCAAACGTATAAAATTGCTCCAGAAAAATATCGGTCAGACTGGTGCGCTCAGCCAGTACCCGCCGGGCGGCATCGTTTAAATTTTCGTTCTGCCGGATAAACCCGCCGGGTAAGGCAAACAGGCCCGTATTCCGATATTCCAGCAACAGAATCTTCAGTTGGTTCTGATGAAATCCGAATATGACAAAGTCCAGCGCGAGACCCGGCAGAAAGTCAACGCCAGCGGGGCTTACCTCTTCCGGAGATAATTGGTGAGACATAGGGATTAAATTGAAAGCGCAAGTAACAAAAAATTGGGTGGTCTGAGTTTAGTTTTTTATTATTGTCGCAGAATGAGACAATAGCCCTGTTGCCTGATCTGTGCGTGTTTCAATCAGGTTAAACAGTTGCTGCATCCTCTTTTTAAGTACTCTAAACCATACAGTATGAACCGTATTTTTTTTCTGATTTTATCAACTATTTCGCTGGCCCACCTGGCTACTGCCCAGTCAGCGAAGGCTCCACAAGCCAAAACGGCCAATGGTGTCGTTGAGGGGGTTGTTGAACCGAGTGGTATCCGTTCCTTTAAAGGCGTTCCCTTTGCGCAGCCCCCCGTAGGTGAACTGCGCTGGAAAGAGCCCCAGCCCGTCAAAAACTGGCAGGGTGTGCGTAAAGCAGATAAGTTTGGTCCCCGCGCCATGCAACGGCCCATTTTTGGCGACATGGGGTTCCGGTCCAACGGCATGAGCGAAGATTGTCTCTATCTGAACGTTTGGACGCCCGCCAAATCGGCCAACGAGAAATTGCCCGTTCTGGTGTATTTCTACGGGGGCGGCTTTGTGGCCGGCGACGGTTCGGAAGCTCGCTACGATGGCGAAAGTATGGCGCGTAAGGGCATTGTTGCCTTAACGGTCAATTACCGACTCGGTGTGTTTGGCTTCTTCGCGCACCCTGAGCTGACAAAAGAATCACCGAATCATTCGTCAGGTAACTATGGGTATCTGGACCAGGCCGCAGCCCTTAAGTGGGTAAAGGAGAATATTGCAGCGTTCGGCGGTGATCCCAATCGAGTAACTATTGCGGGCGAATCGGCCGGGTCAATTTCGGTCAGTGCGCTGATGGTTTCTCCGTTATCCAAAGGGCTGTTTGCCCAGGCTATCGGCGAGAGTGGTTCGTTGCTGGGCGGGCTTCCGCCAACGTCGCTGGCTAAGGGCGAAGAGGCAGGTACCAAATTTGCAACGGAGGCTGCCGGTGCCAATACTCTTACTGAACTGCGGGCCATGCCAGCCGAGAAATTACTCGAAGCCACTGCCAAGCCCGGTGTCCCCTGGTTTACGTCGACCATTGACGGCTACTTCTTTCCAAAACTGCCCCTTGAGATTTTTGAGGCTGGCCAACAGGCACACGTGCCCCTGCTGGTTGGCTGGAATTCGGAAGAAATGAATTATCGTGCGGTGATGGGTCAGGAAAAACCAACGCCTGAAAACTATGCCAATGCTTTGAAGAAACTTTACAAGGAGCAGGCCGATGAGGTGTTAAAATTATACCCAGGTACTACGGAGGCCGAAATTCTGGAATCGGCTACGGCGCTGGCCAGCGACCGTTTTCTGGCCTACAGCACCTGGAAGTGGGCCGATATGCAAGCCAAAACCGGCGGTGGCAAACCCGTTTATCGGTATTATTACTCCCGGCCACGTCCGGCTATGACGCCTGCTATGGGCAATGCCGCTCCCGGTTTGGCTGGTGGCGTGGTAAAATCAACGGATGCGAATGCCATGAAAGTGGCCCCTGCCAGTGGGGCAGTACACTCGGCCGAAATTGAATATGCGATGGGCAACCTGCCTTCAAACAAAGTATACGCCTGGACCCCCGACGATTATAAAGTGTCGGAGGTGATGCAGAATTTCTTCGCTAATTTCATTAAAACCGGGAATCCAAACGGGCCGGGCTTGCCCAAATGGCCTGCTGCCAATGTGGGCAACAGTGTTCAATACATGCACATCGATGTAAACACCCGACTCGAAACGGAGAAAAATAGAGCCCGTTACCTCTTCCTCGACCAGTCGTTTGGTAAATAGTGATTGGTGGAGTGGTGAATTAGTGGAATGGTGGAGTGAGTGAAGTAGTAATTGCACTACCTACTTCACTCACTCCGCCATTCCACTAATTCACCACTCCGCTAATCATTTCCGCAACTTGCCGACCCGTTTGCATGGCGGCATTCAGGGACGGATATGCTGTTTGATCCCCGCACTGGTACAAGCTATCTGATAATTTCAGGGGTTGCCGGATGGCATCATTACCGGCTTGTTCAGGATTGTAGGCTGGTAAAGCGTGGGGTAGGTGATACGTGCGCAAATGCCGCCACTGTTGCACATCTTCGCCAAACCAGTTGCTGAGTTCAGTGCGTATTTTGGCCGTTAAGGCGGCTTCATCCAGCAAAACCAGACTTTGGGTACTCACCGAAACCAGCGTTTGCCCGGCTGGCGCGTAGGTTGGTGCTACATCGGTCAGAATGGCCACGTTATGCACTGCCGAACTCCGGTGCGTGTTCAGCAATAGTAATTTTTCTTCTGTAGGCCGATTTTTGAACTGATCGGGTCTAACCGCAAAATATGTGCAGGTGGTGTGATTAAACTCCTGCTCAGTCGGCAACGGGCGACCCGTTAACTGAGCCGCCTGAGCGGCATCGACAGCCAGTACAACCGCCCGGCCGGTCAGGGTTTCGCCTGAGTTAAGGTAAACCGTATTGCCGTCAATTCGTTTGACGGGGGTTTGCAGCCGAATCTGACCGGGAGCCAGCCAACCGGCCAGTTGATTCGGAATGGCTTCCATGCCGTTGGCTGGAACAGCCGCCCCTCCAATAAAGAACATCCGAAAGCAAAACTCAAAGAAATTGCTGGAGGTTGTGAGCATATCTTCCAGAAAAACACCCCCGAAAAACGGCCGGAAAAATCGTTCGATCATTTGCCCGGAAAACCCCATGCCAAGCAGAAAATCCAGCGTACTGACGGGTGTTTGCCGGAAAAGCTCGTCGATGGGCAACTCCTGTGTTCGGCGGAGGAGCTCCACAATATGGAGTTTATCGGCCAGGGTGCCAACCGGCGATGCCAGCGTTTTAAAGACAGAAAGTGGCTCCTGAAAGGGATTTAGGAGCGTCATCCATTCGGGAGT is a window of Spirosoma linguale DSM 74 DNA encoding:
- a CDS encoding alkyl hydroperoxide reductase/ Thiol specific antioxidant/ Mal allergen (PFAM: alkyl hydroperoxide reductase/ Thiol specific antioxidant/ Mal allergen; Redoxin domain protein~KEGG: mxa:MXAN_1564 alkyl hydroperoxide reductase C), whose protein sequence is MKNHIVSVGSTFPEFKKLAVVSLDKDKEFYEISSEDHKNAGQWLVMFWWPKDFTFVCPTEIAEFNKKFEDFQDRDTMVIGASTDSEFVHLAWRKNHDDLRGLKFPMLADTSKSLAEELGILEANEKVAYRVTYIVDPQGTVRWVAVNDLSVGRNVNEVIRVLDALQTDELCPCNWVKGEETLTA
- a CDS encoding alkylhydroperoxidase like protein, AhpD family (TIGRFAM: alkylhydroperoxidase like protein, AhpD family~PFAM: Carboxymuconolactone decarboxylase~KEGG: ade:Adeh_0314 alkylhydroperoxidase AhpD core), whose protein sequence is MTTTQNETVVSLLNLVGLNAEGTYPALDALAQADHRYLRDLKINVGNVLNNSQTLTKKETLLLALSVAVNEKHQPLMDSLTDAARQEGATTAELAETIACTSLLSTNNVFYRFRHFISKDYYQQTQPGIRMSIMMNPVLGKEFFELMSLAVSAVNGCELCVRSHEESVLKHGSSEPRIFDAIRLASVIKGLITLL
- a CDS encoding cytochrome c family protein (KEGG: mxa:MXAN_1611 cytochrome c family protein), translating into MKKRIVKIVLGILGAFVLLVVSALAYVKLGLPAVEAAPEVSIKATAAQVEHGRYLANHVASCMHCHSSRDFTKLTGPNIAGTEGKGGEPFLREMGFPGNYYASNLTPDHLGEWTDGEIYRAITTGVSRDGHALFPVMPYMSYAQMDPSDIRDIIAYLRTLKPIKHVVPASESDFPMNFIINTMPTQREPGTRPDTADHVAYGKYITTFAACGDCHTPVDGQGAPLPGMDFAGGREFPLPTGTVRSMNITADKSGIGSWTKEAFIARFKSYADKSKPMPTVHEGEFNSVMPWTVLADMSEQDLGAVYEYLRSLKPVQHKVERFTPKAKLVASR
- a CDS encoding ferrochelatase (KEGG: lpf:lpl0468 ferrochelatase~TIGRFAM: ferrochelatase~PFAM: ferrochelatase); translation: MDVSVLQQPVSAPKVYGKTGVLIVNLGTPDSPNVPDVRKYLREFLLDGRVIDIPLVPRSLLVNGIIAPFRAPKSAKVYKELWTETGSPLKYYGHIVERELQQALGNRYVVKLAMRYQSPSIDAGLSEFQKLGLTDIIVIPFFPQYASASTGSVYQKVMDIVKNWQVIPAIRFINRFLEHPKFIEGFAQLGRKYMADYDYDHFLFSYHGLPERQIRKGDVTKTVCKLGDCCDSLQAMNQHCYRAQCFETTRLLVKALNIPEGKYTTCFQSRLGSDPWIKPYTDDVIKALPGKGVHSVLAFSPAFVADCLETTIEVGVEYKEMFEEVGGKHWQLVESLNDSPIWIETLVDLVKTA
- a CDS encoding transcriptional regulator, LysR family (PFAM: LysR substrate-binding; regulatory protein LysR~KEGG: bba:Bd2619 LysR family transcriptional regulator) — its product is MTLTQLDYIVAVDTYRHFATAAEACHVTQPTLSMQIQKLEDELGILVFDRSKQPVVPTETGQAVLAQARDVLRAAKRIPEIVSESKEDFRGDFRIGIIPTLAPYLLPYFIGEFVGKYPAVSVHIQELVTEQVVEKLRNGLIDVGLVVTPLEENGITEMPLFQEPFVAYAADSNPLLTKATVSSADLLSDGLWLLTEGHCFRTQVMNLCGADRHSNGKTTLRYETGSLETLIKLIDKQDGFTLLPYLATLDMDAARQARLRPFDAPSPVREVSIVMHRSFLKRQLINALKQEIMAHLPPEITGVSKGGRVASVR
- a CDS encoding hypothetical protein (KEGG: sdn:Sden_0928 hypothetical protein), which translates into the protein MRGRVFFRYSLLALVAVPISFLWLFPQVIRCMRVSYSSDFRLLDKTGNVYSSRTATAKQQAELREHTQTARQRIRRFWGDKQGQAILIYSPNQDEYETYCAGGEGAGCSIGTPWGTSYLVLGPEGNNADVIAHELCHDELFARLGWWRVKREIPQWFNEGLALMVDYRFSNPSVWEQPDSLTSMESFADEATLEPFSHYPMLKLADLESTREFFGGNSIHTMLAYETAAAEVARWLAVVGRAGVPTLTNAIKAGNGFRQTYQQLERNKRERAMKARKRPGN
- a CDS encoding NUDIX hydrolase (PFAM: NUDIX hydrolase~KEGG: scl:sce2352 hypothetical protein), with the translated sequence MSHQLSPEEVSPAGVDFLPGLALDFVIFGFHQNQLKILLLEYRNTGLFALPGGFIRQNENLNDAARRVLAERTSLTDIFLEQFYTFGDLARYDVAPMRAIMEAKGITPTDNHWLLRRFVSVGYYALIDFTKAVPIPDSLSDTCTWYELTALPTLIQDHRLIVQKALETLRADLDQKLTGFNQWAAPLLSDIFTMADLQRLYETILGQPLHRSSFQRKMLSLGILERLDKKYGGGAHKAPYLYRFKTDTNPGPIE
- a CDS encoding Carboxylesterase (PFAM: Carboxylesterase type B~KEGG: pat:Patl_0510 carboxylesterase) is translated as MNRIFFLILSTISLAHLATAQSAKAPQAKTANGVVEGVVEPSGIRSFKGVPFAQPPVGELRWKEPQPVKNWQGVRKADKFGPRAMQRPIFGDMGFRSNGMSEDCLYLNVWTPAKSANEKLPVLVYFYGGGFVAGDGSEARYDGESMARKGIVALTVNYRLGVFGFFAHPELTKESPNHSSGNYGYLDQAAALKWVKENIAAFGGDPNRVTIAGESAGSISVSALMVSPLSKGLFAQAIGESGSLLGGLPPTSLAKGEEAGTKFATEAAGANTLTELRAMPAEKLLEATAKPGVPWFTSTIDGYFFPKLPLEIFEAGQQAHVPLLVGWNSEEMNYRAVMGQEKPTPENYANALKKLYKEQADEVLKLYPGTTEAEILESATALASDRFLAYSTWKWADMQAKTGGGKPVYRYYYSRPRPAMTPAMGNAAPGLAGGVVKSTDANAMKVAPASGAVHSAEIEYAMGNLPSNKVYAWTPDDYKVSEVMQNFFANFIKTGNPNGPGLPKWPAANVGNSVQYMHIDVNTRLETEKNRARYLFLDQSFGK
- a CDS encoding amine oxidase (PFAM: amine oxidase~KEGG: mxa:MXAN_6060 amine oxidase, flavin- containing), translated to MSPDSSSSSNGITDKPVLIIGAGMAGLTCAVYLKQAGIDARVLEAADGVGGRVRTDTVDGFRLDRGFQILLTAYPEARRLLNYSALNLQYFRSGALIHHQTPTPEWMTLLNPFQEPLSVFKTLASPVGTLADKLHIVELLRRTQELPIDELFRQTPVSTLDFLLGMGFSGQMIERFFRPFFGGVFLEDMLTTSSNFFEFCFRMFFIGGAAVPANGMEAIPNQLAGWLAPGQIRLQTPVKRIDGNTVYLNSGETLTGRAVVLAVDAAQAAQLTGRPLPTEQEFNHTTCTYFAVRPDQFKNRPTEEKLLLLNTHRSSAVHNVAILTDVAPTYAPAGQTLVSVSTQSLVLLDEAALTAKIRTELSNWFGEDVQQWRHLRTYHLPHALPAYNPEQAGNDAIRQPLKLSDSLYQCGDQTAYPSLNAAMQTGRQVAEMISGVVN